The proteins below are encoded in one region of Rhinolophus sinicus isolate RSC01 linkage group LG07, ASM3656204v1, whole genome shotgun sequence:
- the STAMBPL1 gene encoding AMSH-like protease isoform X3: MDQPFTVNSLKKLAAMPDHTDVSLSPEERVRALSKLGCNITISEDITPRRYFRSGVEMERMASVYLEEGNLENAFVLYNKFITLFVEKLPGHRDYQQCAVPEKQDIMKKLKEIAFPRTDELKKDLLKKYNVEYQEYLQSKNKYKAEILKKLEHQRLIEAERKRIAQMRQQQLETEQFLFFEDQLKKQELARDLVVEGLRCVALSRDLCHKFLLLAESNTVRGIETCGILCGKLTHNEFTITHVIVPKQSAGPDYCDVENVEELFRVQDQHDLLTLGWIHTHPTQTAFLSSVDLHTHCSYQLMLPEAIAIVCSPKHKDTGIFRLTNAGMLEVSTCKKKGFHPHTKDPRLFSICKHVLVKDIKITVLDLR; encoded by the exons AAAAAGTTAGCTGCCATGCCTGACCATACGGATGTTTCCCTCAGCCCAGAGGAGCGCGTCCGCGCCCTCAGCAAGCTTGGCTGTAATATCACCATCAGTGAAGATATCACTCCGCGCCGCTACTTCAGATCCGGAGTAGAAATGGAGAGGATGGCCTCAGTGTATCTGGaagaaggaaacttggaaaatgcctttgttctttataataaatttataac CTTGTTTGTAGAAAAGCTTCCTGGCCATCGAGATTACCAGCAATGTGCAGTACCCGAAAAGCAGGACATTATGAAG aaactgaaggagaTTGCCTTCCCAAGGACAGATGAATTGAAAAAGgaccttttaaagaaatataacgTAGAATACCAAGAATATTTGCAAAGCAAA AACAAATATAAAGCCGAAATTCTCAAAAAACTGGAGCATCAGAGATTGATAGAGGCAGAAAGGAAGCGGATCGCTCAGATGCGCCAACAGCAGCTAGAAACAGAgcagtttctgttttttgaagATCAGCTCAAGAAGCAAGAATTAGCCCGAG atTTAGTGGTTGAAGGACTGCGATGTGTAGCTTTATCGAGAGATCTTTGCCACAAATTTCTGCTTCTGGCAGAATCGAATACAGTGAGAGGAATAGAAACCTGTGGAATACTCTGTGGAAAACTG ACACATAATGAATTTACTATTACCCACGTAATCGTGCCAAAACAGTCTGCAGGACCAGACTATTGCGACGTGGAGAATGTGGAAGAATTATTCAGGGTTCAAGATCAACATGATCTCCTCACTCTGGGATGGATCCAT accCATCCAACCCAAACTGCGTTCTTATCCAGTGTTGATCTTCACACGCACTGTTCCTATCAGCTCATGTTGCCAGAGGCCATtgccattgtatgttcaccaaaGCATAAAGA CACTGGCATCTTCAGACTCACCAATGCTGGCATGCTAGAGGTCTCCACTTGTAAAAAGAAGGGCTTTCATCCACACACCAAGGACCCCAGGCTGTTCAGT ataTGCAAACATGTGTtggtaaaagacataaaaataaccGTGCTGGATCTGAGGTGA
- the STAMBPL1 gene encoding AMSH-like protease isoform X1 produces the protein MDQPFTVNSLKKLAAMPDHTDVSLSPEERVRALSKLGCNITISEDITPRRYFRSGVEMERMASVYLEEGNLENAFVLYNKFITLFVEKLPGHRDYQQCAVPEKQDIMKKLKEIAFPRTDELKKDLLKKYNVEYQEYLQSKNKYKAEILKKLEHQRLIEAERKRIAQMRQQQLETEQFLFFEDQLKKQELARGQMRSQETPALSEQIDGSALSCLSTHQNNSLLNVFADQPSKSDATNYASHSPPVNRALKPAATLSAVQNLVVEGLRCVALSRDLCHKFLLLAESNTVRGIETCGILCGKLTHNEFTITHVIVPKQSAGPDYCDVENVEELFRVQDQHDLLTLGWIHTHPTQTAFLSSVDLHTHCSYQLMLPEAIAIVCSPKHKDTGIFRLTNAGMLEVSTCKKKGFHPHTKDPRLFSICKHVLVKDIKITVLDLR, from the exons AAAAAGTTAGCTGCCATGCCTGACCATACGGATGTTTCCCTCAGCCCAGAGGAGCGCGTCCGCGCCCTCAGCAAGCTTGGCTGTAATATCACCATCAGTGAAGATATCACTCCGCGCCGCTACTTCAGATCCGGAGTAGAAATGGAGAGGATGGCCTCAGTGTATCTGGaagaaggaaacttggaaaatgcctttgttctttataataaatttataac CTTGTTTGTAGAAAAGCTTCCTGGCCATCGAGATTACCAGCAATGTGCAGTACCCGAAAAGCAGGACATTATGAAG aaactgaaggagaTTGCCTTCCCAAGGACAGATGAATTGAAAAAGgaccttttaaagaaatataacgTAGAATACCAAGAATATTTGCAAAGCAAA AACAAATATAAAGCCGAAATTCTCAAAAAACTGGAGCATCAGAGATTGATAGAGGCAGAAAGGAAGCGGATCGCTCAGATGCGCCAACAGCAGCTAGAAACAGAgcagtttctgttttttgaagATCAGCTCAAGAAGCAAGAATTAGCCCGAGGTCAGATGCGAAGCCAGGAAACCCCAGCGCTGTCTGAGCAGATTGATGGGAGTGCTTTGTCCTGCCTTTCCACTCACCAGAACAATTCCTTGCTGAATGTATTTGCCGATCAACCTAGTAAAAGTGATGCTACTAATTATGCTAGTCACTCTCCTCCCGTGAACAGGGCCTTAAAGCCAGCTGCTACCCTAAGTGCTGTTCAGA atTTAGTGGTTGAAGGACTGCGATGTGTAGCTTTATCGAGAGATCTTTGCCACAAATTTCTGCTTCTGGCAGAATCGAATACAGTGAGAGGAATAGAAACCTGTGGAATACTCTGTGGAAAACTG ACACATAATGAATTTACTATTACCCACGTAATCGTGCCAAAACAGTCTGCAGGACCAGACTATTGCGACGTGGAGAATGTGGAAGAATTATTCAGGGTTCAAGATCAACATGATCTCCTCACTCTGGGATGGATCCAT accCATCCAACCCAAACTGCGTTCTTATCCAGTGTTGATCTTCACACGCACTGTTCCTATCAGCTCATGTTGCCAGAGGCCATtgccattgtatgttcaccaaaGCATAAAGA CACTGGCATCTTCAGACTCACCAATGCTGGCATGCTAGAGGTCTCCACTTGTAAAAAGAAGGGCTTTCATCCACACACCAAGGACCCCAGGCTGTTCAGT ataTGCAAACATGTGTtggtaaaagacataaaaataaccGTGCTGGATCTGAGGTGA
- the STAMBPL1 gene encoding AMSH-like protease isoform X2 yields MDQPFTVNSLKKLAAMPDHTDVSLSPEERVRALSKLGCNITISEDITPRRYFRSGVEMERMASVYLEEGNLENAFVLYNKFITLFVEKLPGHRDYQQCAVPEKQDIMKNKYKAEILKKLEHQRLIEAERKRIAQMRQQQLETEQFLFFEDQLKKQELARGQMRSQETPALSEQIDGSALSCLSTHQNNSLLNVFADQPSKSDATNYASHSPPVNRALKPAATLSAVQNLVVEGLRCVALSRDLCHKFLLLAESNTVRGIETCGILCGKLTHNEFTITHVIVPKQSAGPDYCDVENVEELFRVQDQHDLLTLGWIHTHPTQTAFLSSVDLHTHCSYQLMLPEAIAIVCSPKHKDTGIFRLTNAGMLEVSTCKKKGFHPHTKDPRLFSICKHVLVKDIKITVLDLR; encoded by the exons AAAAAGTTAGCTGCCATGCCTGACCATACGGATGTTTCCCTCAGCCCAGAGGAGCGCGTCCGCGCCCTCAGCAAGCTTGGCTGTAATATCACCATCAGTGAAGATATCACTCCGCGCCGCTACTTCAGATCCGGAGTAGAAATGGAGAGGATGGCCTCAGTGTATCTGGaagaaggaaacttggaaaatgcctttgttctttataataaatttataac CTTGTTTGTAGAAAAGCTTCCTGGCCATCGAGATTACCAGCAATGTGCAGTACCCGAAAAGCAGGACATTATGAAG AACAAATATAAAGCCGAAATTCTCAAAAAACTGGAGCATCAGAGATTGATAGAGGCAGAAAGGAAGCGGATCGCTCAGATGCGCCAACAGCAGCTAGAAACAGAgcagtttctgttttttgaagATCAGCTCAAGAAGCAAGAATTAGCCCGAGGTCAGATGCGAAGCCAGGAAACCCCAGCGCTGTCTGAGCAGATTGATGGGAGTGCTTTGTCCTGCCTTTCCACTCACCAGAACAATTCCTTGCTGAATGTATTTGCCGATCAACCTAGTAAAAGTGATGCTACTAATTATGCTAGTCACTCTCCTCCCGTGAACAGGGCCTTAAAGCCAGCTGCTACCCTAAGTGCTGTTCAGA atTTAGTGGTTGAAGGACTGCGATGTGTAGCTTTATCGAGAGATCTTTGCCACAAATTTCTGCTTCTGGCAGAATCGAATACAGTGAGAGGAATAGAAACCTGTGGAATACTCTGTGGAAAACTG ACACATAATGAATTTACTATTACCCACGTAATCGTGCCAAAACAGTCTGCAGGACCAGACTATTGCGACGTGGAGAATGTGGAAGAATTATTCAGGGTTCAAGATCAACATGATCTCCTCACTCTGGGATGGATCCAT accCATCCAACCCAAACTGCGTTCTTATCCAGTGTTGATCTTCACACGCACTGTTCCTATCAGCTCATGTTGCCAGAGGCCATtgccattgtatgttcaccaaaGCATAAAGA CACTGGCATCTTCAGACTCACCAATGCTGGCATGCTAGAGGTCTCCACTTGTAAAAAGAAGGGCTTTCATCCACACACCAAGGACCCCAGGCTGTTCAGT ataTGCAAACATGTGTtggtaaaagacataaaaataaccGTGCTGGATCTGAGGTGA